From Ptychodera flava strain L36383 chromosome 2, AS_Pfla_20210202, whole genome shotgun sequence, the proteins below share one genomic window:
- the LOC139122470 gene encoding RNA-binding protein 28-like has product MAAPCTTLFVRNLPYSTTNEKLEEVFSDIGPLRRCFVVSKKGSSECRGFGYVTFAMKDDAVKAKTSTVKLEGRKLHLDYANKEFKNRKRKQDAEHEQDSPERKKPKADDNTDEKASYTEMTRTVVLSGLTNDVTKDDLDKLLKRTENVIEVKFPIENENKVTAEIVYTRCKDAKSAIGRLHRKKLKGAVLSADLQSRKRKSFANMKKSRLIVRNLSFKCSEEDLKEAFSEFGQISEVSIPKKSDGKMFGFGFVQFSNVIEATKAVKKVNMKEIKGRPVAVDWAVPKVKYEAAVKQEEENQPKQSQSTESGDSDEDVEQQETMDSEDSDKEDESEGDGSEDGHHSNSDDDDDDDDDNDKSDDEWSDDENSEDESPQKPKEPPPSDVSEQKTLFVRNIPFEAEEEDISEKFEEYGKIRYCKLLIDPDTERSRGVAFIKFQKTEDAQKCFEKSEKMDSKTGGISIDGRRLVISMAVSKDDAEKMKKDKKKKKTGKDNRNLHLAREGLIRPGTKAAQSLSESDLSKRSKLVALKKQKLKSLDIFISPTRLSVHNLPKSVTDKQLREIFAKAVKEKGMKITEAKVMRDLSQVNSQNVPKSRGYAFVSFSEHEHALKAVRQVNNNPEIFGPEKRPIVEFSLENKRALESKERRKQKSLLKQQLTQQDKQQVIKSAKKTSKQMVLKTPDSESGQKVKKGLPSHLGPKMRWRNRNKRATAKPPKDKKSRTTVKQNKMKSDQSGTAPAKLMAKAPKVKRQKKKRPASRDDFDKMVQQYQKKKIAKTKAPEKTARKKKSKWFE; this is encoded by the exons ATGGCTGCGCCCTGTACCACGTTGTTCGTGAGAAACCTGCCGTATTCAACAACAAACGAGAAGTTAGAAGAAGTCTTCAGTGATATTGGGCCACTGAGAAGATGTTTTGTTGTGAGCAAAAAGG GATCATCAGAATGCCGCGGATTTGGATATGTAACATTTGCAATGAA AGATGATGCCGTAAAGGCCAAGACATCAACTGTGAAACTTGAAGGAAGGAAATTACACttggattatgcaaataaagaATTTAAAAACAGGAAGAGGAAACAAGATGCAGAACATGAAcaag attctCCAGAAAGGAAAAAACCCAAAGCTGATGACAACACAGATGAAAAAGCATCGTATACAGAGATGACAAGAACAGTGGTACTTAGCGGACTGACCAATGATGTAACCAAGGATGATCTAGATAAATTACTTAA GAGGACTGAAAACGTCATTGAAGTGAAATTTccaattgaaaatgaaaataaggtCACTGCTGAGATCGTCTACACCAGATGTAAAGATGCCAAGTCTGCTATTGGTCGATTACACAGGAAGAAGTTGAAAG GAGCTGTTTTGTCTGCAGATTTACAgtcaagaaaaagaaaatcatttGCAAATATGAAGAAGTCGAGACTGATTGTTAGAAATCTTAGTTTTAAG TGTTCTGAGGAAGATTTGAAAGAAGCTTTCAGTGAGTTTGGTCAGATCAGCGAAGTGAGCATTCCAAAGAAAAGTGACGGAAAAATGTTTGGTTTTGGGTTTGTACAGTTCTCCAATGTAATAGAAGCCACTAAAGCTGTGAAAAAAGTTAACATGAAAGAAATCAAAg GCCGACCTGTTGCTGTCGACTGGGCAGTTCCCAAGGTCAAATATGAAGCAGCTGTCaaacaagaagaagaaaatCAACCAAAACAATCACAAAGCACAGAATCAGGAGATTCTGATGAAGATGTTGAACAGCAAGAGACCATGGACAGTGAAG ATTCTGATAAAGAAGATGAAAGTGAAGGTGATGGATCAGAGGATGGTCACCATAGcaacagtgatgatgatgatgatgatgatgatgataatgacaaaTCAGATGATGAATGGTCAGATGATGAAAATAGTGAGGACGAGTCACCACAGAAACCAAAAGAACCTCCACCGAGTGATGTATCTGAACAGAAAACTTTATTCGTCAG AAACATACCATTtgaagcggaagaagaagacATTTCTGAAAAGTTTGAGGAGTACGGGAAAATAAGATACTGTAAATTATTAATAGATCCAGACACAGAACGTTCAAGAG GTGTAGCATTTATTAAATTCCAAAAAACTGAAGACGCTCAGAAGTgttttgaaaaatcagaaaagatGGATTCAAAG ACTGGTGGCATCTCTATTGATGGCCGCAGATTGGTCATATCCATGGCAGTAAGCAAAGATGATgcagagaaaatgaaaaaggataagaagaaaaagaagacagGCAAAGATAACAGAAACTTGCATTTGGCAAGGGAAGGGT TGATCCGGCCAGGCACCAAGGCAGCTCAAAGTTTATCAGAGTCTGACCTTAGCAAGAGGAGCAAGTTGGTTGCCTTGAagaaacaaaaactgaaaagttTGGACATTTTCATCTCACCGACAAGACTAAGTGTTCACAATCTACCCAAGTCAGTCACAGATAAACAGCTGAGAGAGATATTTGCCAAGGCTGTCAAAGAAAAGGGAATGAAAATCACTGAG GCCAAAGTGATGAGAGACTTGTCACAGGTAAACAGCCAGAATGTTCCAAAGTCAAGGGGTTATGCCTTTGTATCGTTCTCCGAACATGAACATGCTCtgaaagctgtcagacaagtcaACAACAATCCTGAAATATTTGGACCTGAAAAG AGGCCCATTGTGGAGTTTTCACTGGAAAATAAAAGGGCTCTAGAGTCAAAGGAAAGAAGGAAGCAGAAATCACTT TTGAAACAACAGCTTACACAGCAAGATAAACAACAAGTCATCAAGTCAGCCAAaaagacatcaaaacaaatgGTGTTAAAGACGCCGGACAGTGAATCTGGTCAAAAGGTCAAGAAGGGTTTGCCATCTCACTTAGGTCCGAAGATGAGGTGGAGGAATAGAAACAAGAGGGCGACAGCCAAACCACCAAAAGACAAGAAGAGTCGGACTACAGTCAAACAGAACAAAATGAAAAGTGATCAGAGTGGTACAGCTCCTGCAAAACTTATG GCCAAGGCTCCTAAAGTTAAAAGACAGAAGAAGAAACGTCCTGCCAGCAGAGATGATTTCGACAAGATGGTGCAACAGTACCAAAAGAAGAAAATTGCTAAAACAAAAGCACCGGAAAAGACTGCAAGAAAGAAAAAGTCAAAATGGTTTGAATAA